In Pseudomonadota bacterium, one DNA window encodes the following:
- a CDS encoding class I SAM-dependent methyltransferase, with translation MSGEQARFVGTIPETYERVLGPFLFDFYAGDLAARLEAPAGGRVLEIACGTGISTEAARAALDRSVRITATDLNPPMLELARAKRGHLPGVDFSEADAQELPYPDATFDALFCQFGLMFLPDKAQGFREALRVLKPGGLLAFNVWDSLERNPIAALAHQTIGEFFTADPPQFLTVPFGWYAHDIIHAHVEDAGFANISIEALPYDASHPNAADLAYGWVHGNPSILEIEERGSAAPHEVVATLTGRLIEAYGNEPLRTRVQAIVVTARRPD, from the coding sequence ATGAGCGGTGAACAGGCCCGTTTTGTAGGCACGATTCCGGAAACTTACGAGCGGGTGCTTGGGCCGTTCTTGTTCGACTTTTACGCGGGCGACCTGGCGGCGCGCCTTGAAGCACCGGCGGGCGGGCGCGTGCTGGAAATTGCTTGCGGCACCGGAATTTCGACCGAGGCCGCGCGGGCGGCACTGGATCGAAGCGTCCGTATCACCGCGACCGACCTCAACCCACCAATGCTTGAATTGGCGCGCGCCAAACGTGGCCATTTGCCGGGCGTGGATTTCAGCGAAGCGGATGCCCAGGAACTTCCCTATCCGGACGCGACATTCGATGCGTTGTTCTGCCAATTTGGTCTGATGTTCTTGCCCGACAAAGCGCAGGGATTTCGCGAGGCCCTTCGCGTCTTGAAGCCCGGAGGTCTACTCGCTTTCAATGTGTGGGATTCACTCGAACGCAACCCCATCGCTGCGTTGGCACACCAAACTATCGGCGAATTCTTTACCGCCGATCCGCCGCAGTTTCTCACGGTACCGTTCGGATGGTATGCGCATGACATCATCCACGCACATGTGGAAGATGCGGGCTTCGCTAATATTTCGATTGAAGCACTGCCATATGATGCCAGCCACCCCAACGCCGCCGATCTGGCCTATGGCTGGGTGCATGGCAATCCGTCTATTCTGGAAATCGAGGAGCGCGGCTCTGCCGCGCCGCATGAAGTTGTTGCCACCCTGACCGGCCGCTTGATCGAGGCCTATGGCAACGAACCGCTGCGTACGCGCGTGCAGGCTATTGTCGTAACCGCGCGCCGCCCGGATTAG
- a CDS encoding aspartate aminotransferase family protein, which produces MEKNFNFSNAHKDLIARDAEHVLGWRYAPGIIFESGKGSTITDFDGNEYLDFTSGMMCLPLGHGHEELTETLREQAGRFVHENSWYSNPQIIAFAEALTATLPDGLDVVNFTVTGSEANEVAMRMSLGASGKHDIISVIRGLHGGSLAVEGLTSIGGARRRNLGPLLPPASAPAIHAPLCWRCPINLTYPDCGVACLAASEDLIDQTTSGDAAAIIAETILVAGGMVVPPKEWLPGLKSLAERHGAFLVLDEAQLAPARTGKMWGFEHYDVVPDMVTFAKGMSAGLAICGVVTRRDIAEEARGRAGTPWAGTYSGDPLPAAVALKQLEIIERDNLTARAEVLGARLATGLERLCQSYEAMGDVRGQGLYSMVDVVADKESKRADAAMAERIRYNAALEGLIFICVKNFMRFCPPLTTTEAEIDEALAALERAIKRALAGYPKDVDFRASSSLAAGSERTQTLA; this is translated from the coding sequence GTGGAAAAGAATTTCAATTTTTCCAACGCGCATAAGGATTTGATCGCGCGTGATGCAGAGCATGTGTTGGGCTGGCGTTATGCGCCCGGCATCATTTTTGAGAGCGGCAAGGGCAGCACGATCACCGATTTCGACGGCAACGAATATCTCGATTTCACTTCAGGTATGATGTGCCTGCCTTTAGGCCACGGGCATGAGGAGTTGACCGAGACGCTTCGTGAGCAGGCCGGGCGTTTCGTGCATGAGAACAGCTGGTATTCTAATCCGCAGATCATCGCGTTCGCCGAAGCCCTGACAGCAACACTCCCGGACGGACTCGATGTGGTGAATTTCACCGTCACCGGCTCTGAGGCCAATGAAGTCGCGATGCGCATGTCGCTTGGCGCCAGCGGCAAGCACGATATTATTTCGGTGATTCGCGGCCTGCATGGCGGCAGTCTTGCTGTTGAAGGGTTGACTTCGATCGGCGGCGCCCGGCGGCGCAACCTTGGGCCGCTGCTGCCACCCGCTAGTGCGCCCGCAATCCACGCGCCACTATGTTGGCGTTGCCCAATAAATCTCACTTATCCCGACTGCGGCGTCGCCTGCCTGGCGGCCAGTGAAGACTTGATCGATCAGACCACCAGCGGCGATGCGGCGGCAATTATTGCGGAAACCATCTTGGTGGCAGGCGGCATGGTTGTGCCGCCCAAAGAATGGCTGCCGGGCCTAAAGAGTTTGGCTGAGCGGCACGGCGCCTTTCTCGTCCTCGACGAGGCGCAATTGGCGCCGGCGCGCACCGGCAAGATGTGGGGATTCGAGCATTACGATGTCGTGCCGGACATGGTGACTTTTGCCAAGGGCATGTCAGCCGGCCTCGCCATTTGCGGCGTGGTGACGCGGCGCGACATTGCCGAGGAAGCGCGTGGACGCGCCGGCACGCCATGGGCTGGCACCTATTCCGGTGATCCGCTGCCGGCAGCCGTGGCGCTTAAGCAGCTAGAAATCATCGAGCGCGACAATTTGACGGCGCGCGCCGAAGTGCTCGGAGCACGTCTTGCCACCGGCCTCGAGCGCCTCTGTCAATCATATGAGGCCATGGGCGATGTGCGCGGTCAGGGGCTGTACAGCATGGTCGATGTGGTGGCTGACAAAGAAAGCAAGCGCGCCGACGCGGCGATGGCAGAACGCATCCGCTACAACGCAGCCCTGGAGGGGCTGATATTTATCTGCGTGAAAAACTTCATGCGGTTCTGCCCGCCTTTGACCACCACCGAAGCCGAAATCGACGAGGCTCTGGCAGCACTCGAACGCGCCATCAAACGCGCACTTGCCGGCTATCCCAAGGATGTCGATTTTCGCGCCTCTTCCTCCCTTGCAGCAGGCTCGGAGCGGACCCAGACGCTTGCCTGA